GGATTGTCTAGCTGAATGCTGAATGAATTGCAATTGAACCCgaataaaattgaaaagtaGATAAAAGAAGAATGCACAAATTTTATTCTAGTGATGATAATGGTATGAATGAAGGACAACCTACTGTAGTGCTCTTTCAACATACTCTACAGTAGTGTTTCCTGCGCTGTTTGTATCCCCAGTTTCAGGTGCTTCTCATCGTTTAATGTGtgatgaaataataatttttttggcagGTTGCCGAAGTTCCGTTGGGATGTTATCTGGCTTCCATTTGGTCCTCTCACGTAAGCCATAATTCGATTTTGCAGTCtgtctgtttttgttttgtaaGCATTTAACTAAATATGTGAATTGCTTCAGTGCGTCTACAATCTGTCTCTATGTGGATCACTTACTCATTGAGTCATCAGAAGAAGTAAGAAAGCTTCACGGATACATGTATGCCTACAAAGCAAACTAGAATTGATGTTCTGACTGAGGTGATTAGTTCAAGAATAAGCATTTTGGAGCACCCTTATCAACCACCAGCACGGAACAAAGATGGCATGACATACTAGTGTAGATTCAATCTAATGGAAAGGGCATTGTTATTGTGAATTGTGAGGAGGTAGTAACAATTTTGGGTCCTGTATATGGGAATAATTGGCATTTTAGTCTTGATTCTAATTTTTACTTCGACtttgatttatttgaaaaatattcaaCGGTTGCATTAGTGTATTCATATCGCATTATCACCTGATAGATAAATtgaattattgttattattttctatttcacCGATGAGGAGCGAGTCACATTAGGTTGAACTTTGACCCTAGAGCTTTAAATGGTGCAGAAGGCAGTCATTAAGTCAGCATACTGCAGGAATATGAACTACAATGAGATGCTTTCTGCAGAACCTTCtctcaaacaaaaaacaaatctaCAGACTGAGTTATTATTTGCCAATGCAATGACACTTATATCGTCAAACAACACAGTGGGGGTGGGGGAATAAGGGACATTGAGCTTAGTGAGGAAGAGCTCCACAGACTGAGTTATCAATGATTTGATCATGAGATCCATCTACACTGACTTTAAAAGTTCCATGGACGAAAATTCTCAATGCATATAATTTTTATCGATAATATGATTCATGTATTCGGcgtagagcatctccaataatcgtaaaaaaatatcaattatcaacaaatttaataccataataaaaaaaattaatctccGTATTTTTTAAAGACAAAGCCggtaaacaatttaatttttttttttgacggattaATTAActcatatattttaatttatt
This portion of the Trifolium pratense cultivar HEN17-A07 linkage group LG3, ARS_RC_1.1, whole genome shotgun sequence genome encodes:
- the LOC123913652 gene encoding uncharacterized protein LOC123913652, whose translation is KSWVAILACSFAVKGLRHESMHHRRWIWYSWYTNIVLAIFWLNYMSRLPKFRWDVIWLPFGPLTASTICLYVDHLLIESSEEVRKLHGYMYAYKAN